One Hypomesus transpacificus isolate Combined female chromosome 6, fHypTra1, whole genome shotgun sequence DNA segment encodes these proteins:
- the LOC124468519 gene encoding 4-galactosyl-N-acetylglucosaminide 3-alpha-L-fucosyltransferase 9-like: protein MLTTSTSRNIVYVLLFIGGFITLFSMYYKTSPTLPCHRLPTYPLANKPFKKPIMLLWFWPENYRFDFEDCRKFFNIDGCHLTDDRTLYSEADAILIYHRSIKHNGTNLPPSPRPCFQKWIWFHMESPTNTQKVLGIENLFNETLNYHRDADIPVRWRLTKKTKDNDFVLPRKERMVCWIVSNNDSRTGTDVRDNYYRELVKHIKVDVFGKVFGTFLKNEDYFSTIASCKFYLSFENSIHKDYITEKLNGPLAAGTVPVVLGPPRQNYENFIPGDSFIHVNDFPDAKALADFLLQLDRNDEAYLRYFSWRQYFSARPHLIEQNQEFIQAICYGCAHVAEHREYRVVHNLYKWYFG from the coding sequence ATGCTAACTACTTCCACCTCACGCAACATAGTATATGTGTTATTATTTATTGGAGGGTTTATAACTTTGTTTTCCATGTACTACAAGACTTCTCCAACTTTACCATGCCATCGCCTGCCAACTTACCCATTGGCTAATAAACCATTTAAGAAGCCGATCATGCTGCTTTGGTTCTGGCCTGAAAATTATAGATTTGATTTTGAGGACTGCAGGAAATTCTTCAACATTGACGGTTGTCACCTTACAGACGATAGGACCCTGTACAGTGAAGCTGATGCAATTCTCATCTATCATCGATCCATAAAACACAATGGAACAAATCTACCCCCCTCACCAAGGCCCTGTTTTCAAAAGTGGATTTGGTTTCATATGGaatcaccaacaaacacacagaaagttTTAGGTATTGAGAACCTTTTCAATGAGACTTTAAACTACCATCGGGATGCAGACATTCCTGTTCGTTGGCGGTTGACTAAGAAGACCAAAGACAATGACTTTGTGCTCCCCAGAAAAGAGAGAATGGTCTGCTGGATTGTGAGCAACAATGACTCTCGCACTGGGACAGATGTGAGGGATAACTACTACAGGGAACTTGTCAAACATATTAAGGTGGATGTCTTTGGCAAAGTGTTTGGTACTTTCTTAAAAAATGAAGATTATTTCTCAACCATAGCAAGCTGCAAATTCTACCTTTCCTTTGAGAACTCCATCCACAAAGACTACATCACAGAGAAGCTGAATGGACCACTAGCAGCAGGAACAGTACCTGTTGTATTGGGTCCCCCCAGACAGAACTATGAGAACTTTATACCAGGGGATTCCTTCATCCATGTAAATGACTTTCCTGATGCAAAAGCTTTGGCTGACTTCCTCCTGCAGTTGGATAGGAATGATGAGGCCTATTTGCGCTATTTCAGTTGGCGTCAGTATTTCTCTGCTAGGCCTCACCTGATTGAACAGAACCAAGAATTCATCCAGGCTATCTGCTATGGCTGTGCACACGTGGCAGAACACAGGGAGTATAGGGTTGTTCACAATCTTTACAAGTGGTATTTTGGTTAA